gtctcctcggacgtaccaAATATGACTCAAACATGCACTCCGCCTGCTAGAAGCATCCACTCCTACGAGCATTAGTAACAAGGATGAGTCCCACAAGCCCGTAAGAGGGAAGAAAGTGTAGGATGCCAAGGGATAGGCTACAACTGCTACAATAAATGCATGACAGCTACttttttggccgcattaatgtggagaggacttgcaaatagtgttgccttggctaccacaattcacagaaagatgggggagatgtccgatgggataagtactcaagtgaaggtccagatgatcaacaaatgtaaggctctgatgacttcaagggggctatataagagaggaGAATCCCCATGAAAAGGGGGGACGAAAAAAGAAGGAACTTAGAACAGAAGAACAGTGTGAGGACCATAGCCTTGGAGCAGGGATTGATATACGTCCTCCATGTCTCTTCGAATTGAACATCTAATGGACATGAAGGGGATTTTCTTACTCTCGATTATCGCATGGCCCAATGTTAACTAGTATACACTTCGTTAAGGTCTAGTTCTATAActcactctctataaattcattatttaggactccttgggccagaaccccatacctgttgggcctgggccctGAATTCCgaccctacaattggtgccgtttgtgggaagaacttgtgccTCAACAAGTGAGACTGTTAGAGATGGAAGAATCAGGTCTGCGCCAAACGGGACACGTAGACTCCCAACGGCAGGACAACTTCTTGAACTTCGAATGGGACAGAGATCAAGACAAGCGACGAGAGGGTAGTGTAAATACCTCCCACACGAGCAGAAAtcgctcgaaagggaaaggTCACACATCCCAAAAGCGGGACGATCATAGGGCTCTACAGCAAGAAATCGACGACTTGAAGAAGAGGTTACGCCGAGCGCAACGAAGGTGTCCTTCCCCCAGTTCGGACATCAGCGATGAGGAGGAAAATGAGTACAGGCGGAGATCGAGAACCCAGCCAAGTGAAACCTTCTCATATGAGAAAGAGCAACCTTACAAACGCGGCCACAAAAGCCTATCTTACAAGGGCCTAGCAAACAACGCCATGAGTAAGGCCCTGGACTGCATCTCCCAGTCACCCTTCACGCGCAGGATAGAGGGGGCTGAACTTCCTCGGTGGTTCCACCAACCCACTTTTGTCATATATAATGGTCGGATGGACCCAGTAGAGCACGTAAGCCAGTTTaaccagaggatggccgtcTATTTcagggacgaggcgttaatgtgcAAAGTGTTTCCGTCCAGTTTGGGACCcatggcaatgagatggtttgacgGCCTCAAGCCAAACTCCATAAGCTCTTTTAAGCAGCTAACAAAGGTTTTCGGTTCTCGCTTCATAACTAgcagcagggttcctcggcccCTAGACTCCCTcctgtccttgtccatgcgagaaggagagaCCCTGAAGGCCTACTCAGACATATATTGGGAAATGTATAACGTGATAGAGGGAAATTAtgatgacgtcgccattagCACATTCAAGAGGGGCCTGCCGACAAAGCATGGTTTAATAAAGTCCCTGACTGGGAAACCTGTCACCAGcgtgcgccaactcatggacaTAATCGACAAGTATAAGAGAGTCGAAGAGGACCAACAGACGGGAAAGGGCAAAGtgaaggttgtccctcaggagaggagggacttcaggtcggaccacTTTAACAACAGTAACCGGCCGAGAAGGGATTACTCGGAACAATTTGGAACCACAGGGGCACAGGCAGTccatgctgtgttccgagaaccattaCATAAGATCCTAGAGAAAGTGAAGAACGGACCGTTCTTTCAATGGCCAAGTTGGATGGTAGGCGAGCCCGCGAAACGTAACCAGAATCTGTATTGCGAATATCACCAAGAGTCGGGCCACACCACCAATGACTGCAAGAATCTGAAAAACCACTTGGGCCGGCTGGTCCGAGAGGGAAAGCTGAGACACCTCTTGCATCATCCTATTGGACGGCAGGAGCAGTCGAACGTCGAAACAAGGCAAAGTAcattgaggccacccattgacatgataaatgtcattcttgccatACCAGGAAGAACCGACTCCCATCCTTTTAGAGTGATGTCGGTGGCCTGACTCCCCGTTGAAGCTGACGACCGGGAGTCCAAGAGGGCTAAAGGGATGGCCACACCCCTAATCGGATTCTCAGATGAGGATAAATTGGGAACCCTCTAGCCCCACGACGATGCTCTAGTCGTCACGCTCAGGATTGGGGGatatgatgtgaagagggtgCTAGTCGATCAGGGCAGCGCCGTGGAAGTAATGTACCCCAACTTGTACTGGGGGCTGAAACTGAAACCAGAGGACCTGACAGCATACGACTCCCCTTTAGTGAGTTTCAAATGGAAAACCGTTACTCCGAAAGGCCTGATTAGGCTGCCTATACAGACAGGCTCAGACATAGTGGAGGTGGACTTTATAGTGGTAGACGCTTACTCCCGCTACACCGCCATTGTAGCCAGACCGTGGCTTCATGCCCTAGGGGCTGTGTTGTCAACCTTACACCAAAAGGTGAAGTATACGTCGGAGGGTTGGGTGAAAGAAGTAATAGGGGACCAAGCCATGGCTCGGTAATGCATGGTGTCCGCCATCTCGCGACGACCGAGTGCTGAGCCCTCCACCTCAGCTGAGAATGGCTTATAGCAATTAACAACCCCCGCCTTGGCCTTGAGTAGTGGGGGACCCGCCAAGGGGGCGAGTTGTGAGGATTTGGAAAAACTTCTTGTGGGCTCCGACCTGGAAAgattttttcaggtcggcttAGAACTGCCGCCCCAAGAGAAGGAAACGCTGATTGACTTTCTCAAATAGAATGTGGACGTGTTTGCATGGATCGCTTACGAGGCTCCGGGGGTCGATCGAAATTTCATTTGTCACCACCTTAATGTTAGTCCGGCCGTGACACCTAAGAAGCAACCTCCTCGGCGACCGTCGAAAGAGCATGCAGATGCGGTGAGAGAGGAGGTGATGAAATTGAAGAAAGCGGGGGCTACAAAAGAGGTATTTTACCCTAAGTGGCTGGCcaacacagtcgtggtgaagaagaagagtgggaaaTGGCGGGTCTACGTGGACTTTACAGACCTgaacaaggcctgcccgaaggatcctttccctatGCGTCGGATAGACTGATTGGTGGATTCGACCGTGGGACAACCTCGAATGAGCTttttggacgccttccaaggctaccatcaAATACCCCTAGCTGCTGACGACTAAGAAAAAACGGCTTTTGTCACCCCCGTTGGAAACTATCACGATaaggtaatgccctttggcttgaagaatgccgggtcaACCTActaaaggatgatgaccaggatgtttgaatTACAGATGGGTAAGagcattgaagtctatatagacGACAGGGTGGTGAAGAGCAAGTTAGTGTCCAACCACATTAGAGACCTCGGCGACGTCTTTGAAATTCTGAGAAAGTACAGGTTGCACCTGAACGCGTCCAAGTGTTCATTCGGAGTGGGGTCAGGGAAATTCTTAGGTTACATGGTGACCTATAGAGGTATTGAAGTCAGCCTTGACCAAATTAGAGCTATCCATAGCCTGCAGCCTCCTCGGAGCTCCAAAGAGGTCCAACAACTCACCGGCATGATTGTCGCCTTAAACCGTTTTATCTCCCGCTCGGCGGACAGTGCAGGCTTTTCTTCCTCTTATTAAACAAGTAGAAAGGGTTCGAGTGGATTAAAGAATGCGCCTTAGCCTTCCAGTAGCTTAAGGAATATCTGTCTCGGCCAccaatcatgtccagtcctgaagCCGAGGAGGTTCTATTCGCCTATATTGTTGTGGCCCCTTACGCAGTGAGCCTAGTGCTAATCCGAGAGGACAACGACATACAATGGCCTGTCTACTACGTGAGCAAATCGTTGCATGAGGCAGAGATCTGTTACCTCCCTCTCGAAAAGGCCGTCCTGGCAATCGTACAAGCCACGCGAAAGCTCCcccactacttccaggcacataCCATTGTTGTACTAACCCAACTCCCACTTAGATCAATACTCCGAAGTGTCGACTATACAGGCAGAATAGCAAAGTGGGGGATGATTCGGGGCACCTTCGACATTaggtacatgcctcgcaccaCTGTGAAGGGCCAAGTCCTCATGGATCTGGTAGCTGAGTTTACCGAACCCTCATtagaaggaggaggagggcCACTAAACTCAGACGAAAAACTGATCGGCACTGTCTCTCAGCAAGAGCCCACTTGTTGGAAAGCATACGTTGACAGCGCGGCCAACCAAAGGGGGTCAGGGGTGGGGCTCGTCCTGATTTCCCCCGAGGGGATTACCATCGAAAAATCGTTAAAGCTGAGCTTCTCCGCCACGAATAAAGAGGCAGAGTATGAGGCCTTGTTGGAAGGAATGTCTATGATCCAGAAGCTGGGCGGGAAATCCATAAACATGTTCTCAGACTCAAGACTTGTCGTGGGACAAACAAATGGGGAATTGGAGGTGAGGGATGAAAAAATGCAAGAGTACCTAGTCCAAGTTAAGCGCTTGCAGGCGCGTTTCAACTATTTCAGCCTAATGCACGTATCTAGGAGCGGGAACACCCACGCTGACTCCCTTGCAACGCTCACCACCTCCTCGGCGTAACCCCTCCCTCGGGTCATACTCGTAGAAGATCTATACAGGCCATCGATGGTGAGAACCGAGTTGGTGCATGTTCACAGCGTCAGGGCAGGGCCTAGTTGGATAGATCCTCTAGTACTGTTTTTAAAGAATGACATCTTACCCGAAGATAAGAACGAGGCCgacaagattagaagaaaggCTTCTCGATTCTGGCTGTCCGAGGAGTCCAAACTGTATAAGCACTCATTTTCAGGACCGTACTTGCTATGTGTACACCCAGATGCCACTGAGGTTATCCTGGAGGAATTGCACGAAGGAATTTATGGGAGCCATACGGGGGGTAGGTCCTTGTCCCATAGGGCCATAATGCAAGGTtattggtggccgagcatgcagaaagaggcacaggaatatgtgaagaagtgcgatTAATGCCAAAGGTTCACCCCGAATATACATCAACTAGGCGGGACCCTTAATCCGCTGTCCAACCCTTGGCCATTTGCGCAGTGGGGTCTGGACATCCTAGGACCATTTCCTAAAACAGTGGGGAACAAAAGGTTTCTTTTCGTCGGTAcagattatttcacaaaatgggtcgaAACTGAGTCACTGGTAAACATTAGAGACGTTGATgctaagaaatttatttggaaGAACATCGTCACCAGGTTCGGAGTTCCTcacaccctaatctcggacaGCGGTCTCCAGTTTGATAGTAAAGCTTTCAGAAGGTATTGTAGCGAGTTGGAAATTGTGAATAGGTACTCCATACCAGCTTACCCACAGGGGAATGGGTAGGCCGAAGCCGTCAACAAAGTCATAGTAAATGGGTTGAAAAAGAGATTAGATGATGTGAAAGGGAGGTGGGTAGAAGAACTGCCCATTCTGCCCCAATGCTAACAATGGGCTGCTGGAAAAAAGTTTAGACCtcatcgaggaaagaagggagagagCAATGATCCAACTCGCCTACTACCAGcataagctcaagcaaggttatgatgccaaGGTGAAGCTAAGACCCTTAGCACCTGGGGATCTGGTATTGAGGAAAATCCTGGGCACTGCAAGAAATCCCACGTGGGGAAAGCTcggaccaaattgggaaggcCCATATCGTATCACCTCGGTGGTCGGCATAGGGGCCtactttttagaagatttggatgaacatgtagTACCACGTCCTTAGAATATAAATAACCTcaaaaggtattattattaatgaaagtttgtaATTCTTGGTGCCATACCACTGTGcatttttatctaagtgttaaacagaactcaagtcctgcgtggctcctcggaccacaagcttgggggaaattaacctcgatgCAATTCTATCTAAGTggtaaacagaacccaagtcttgccTGGCTTCTTGGACCATAGGttagggggaaattaatcactatgcggtttttatctaagtgttaaacagaacccatgtcctgcatggctcctggGATCACAGGCTTGGGAGAAATTAACTACTACGCGGtcttatctaagtgttaaacagaacccaagtcctgcctaaCTTCTTGGACCATAGgctagggggaaattaacaactacgcagtttttatctaagtgttaaatagaacccatgttctgcgtggctcctcggaccacaggtcagggggaaattaactactacaattttatctaagtgttaaacagaacccaagtcctgcctgactTCTTGGACCACAGGCtagggggaaattaataactacgcagtttttatctaagtattaaatagaacccatgtcctgcgtggctcctcggaccacaggccagggggaaattaaccactgtATTTTTATCCaaatgttaaatagaacccaagtcctgcctggcttcTTGGACCACAGGttagggggaaattaacaactatgcagtttttatctaagtgttaaatagaacccatgtcctgcgtggctcctcaaaccacaggctagggggaaattaaccactacatttttatctaagtgttaaacagaactcatgtcctgcatggctcctcggaccacaggttAGGGAGAAATTAACAACTAAGtggtttttatctaagtgttaaacagaacccaggtCCTGCGTGGCTCCACGAACCACAGGCcagggggaaattaactactacaATGGAGCCCAAATTCTGCTTAACACCTCGGACCACAGGCCTTGGAGAAATTGGTCACTCTCCTCATATTCATACTTAGCCGAACTTCTTAAGCTACAAGTAACGGGTTATCCCCGGAAGTCTAGTAGCACGGTTAAATTCGTTCATAATGGAGACAGAAATAGAAGCAGAAAAATGAAGTCCAAAAAGGGAAATTATATTATTCATTAAGCTTTGAGAGACGCCATCTTACAAACACTAATAAAGATTAAGGAAatgaaaacaaagcaaaacaattACAAAAGAAATCCTACACTATTTCCCTAAGCTTTTGTAGGGTCTTCAGTTGCGGGGCGGTCATCTCCTGCTGTAGGTTTGGGTTCGGCTTCTTTGGCCTGCGCGACCACGTCCTTTATAGTGAGGGAGTCCTCGGACGACATGTCCTTAAGTGGCGGCTGCACCTCCTCGTCCCCACCTTTCCCTTCAAGTGTGGTGGGGTCGAAGACAGTGTTCAGAGCGGAAGGGGGCTCCTAAGGGGGATCAGAAGTAGGAATCTCGTGAATATCCTCAGGGAAGAAGATATTCTCGATCCTCCTAAGGTCGGAGTCCGCAGGAACCGCTACCCGGTCTAAGGCTACTCCCCAGGACTCGGTGACATAGTCCCTGCAAACCACGGCCACCTCATCAGTCAGCCTGGCTTCAGTATCCCTCACATTGCGCTCGTAGGAGGCCGCCATCGCAGCCTCAGCCGCCTCCTTAACCAAATGAGCTGCCTCCTTTGCCTGCAGCAGCTGAGCCTTCAAGTCTGAGACCATTTGCCTCTCGATCGCAAGGTTTATCTCTGCTGTATGAAGTTGCTGGTGCATATCCTCGGCCTGCTTCGTTGTGGTCTTCAGCCCCGCCTCAGCACTGGCTTGGGCTTTGAATGCCTCTTTGACCTCCTTGTTCAAGTGGTCTTTGTCCAGTATGAGAGCACCTGCAGCCTTCTCCGTGGCGAGGCGGGCCTGAACCTCAGTGTTCAGCTCCTCCCGAGAGTGCTTCGCCCACTCCTCAGTGACGAAGATCTGTTGAGTCATCTGCACAGAAGTAACGGAGAAATCATTAAGACAAAAACGACAGATAGATGAGCAGGGAATAAGGAGTCCGAGTAGACAAGGATCGTCATTTTACCATGGCGAGGTCTCTCTTCAACGACATGAAGAGGTCGGGCTTCCTGATGGCTCGGAGCCCTTCCATATCACGAGGCAGGAGGAGGGGCTGCTGTTGGACTTCAGCGAGGTAGGATGCCTGCCCCCGCTGGGACTCCCAAAGAGTGGCGTCCCATGGAATAGGGGCGCCATCCAACTCCAAGCGAGGGGACCAAGTGCGTTGCTCCCTCCTAATGGCCGCTTCCTTTCGACTGTCAATGGACTTCGTCCTTTTGTCCTTTGGCTCTTTTCCCTTCTTCTGTTGCTTGGCCTTCTGAGGGCTGACCTCACCTTCCTCCAATTCTTCCACCGGCCTCTTTCGCCTCAAATTGGAAATTGGTTGTAGCGCGGGGTTAGTGGAAaggggaggaggaggaggtatTTTAGCTGGAACTTGCTCCTTAGGGGCATCCTTGGAGGACTGCCCCTTGTTCCTATTGGACATAAGCCCCTTCAGCCTGGACCTTGGTTTCAAGTCCATGTTCTCCTTTTCAATCTCTTGGCTAGTGTCAATCTAAGCAATTATCAAGCCAGGAGTGGGAGCTGCTGAGAAACGATCTGCGTTCGAGCCAGAGTCTGAGAGCTCTACAGGTTTGGTTGATacctctccctcctcggcgAAGCGGAATTGGTCAATTTCAGCCTCAAGAGATGAGTGCGAGGAGTCAACTCCTTCTCCTTGGACAGCTATCTCTTCGGCGACGCGCTGAACGGGCAGTTGGGCTGGTGGCAGGTCTCTCTGAGCAAGAAAACCTAGTTTAGAAACTTCGATGCGGGCTAATCGAGGACTTCCAGCCCTTATGGCTTGACCCGCATACATGAAAGCGCGAGAAGAGGGCTCGTAGTCTAAGATAAGGTGAGCGACATGCAGTTGCCCGTCCTCGCTCACAAAGATCTCGGACCTTAGGAGGAAGTTGAGGGTTTGGACGTTGACCAGACTTATCCTCGGAGTTGTTTGTTCTTTGTCTACAAAATACCTGAAAGGAGGGTTATGTCAGTCCGAGAAGGCgaataaccaaaaccaaaattgaaataaGTGAGAGAAAAGCTTAAGACTAAGATCCCTGCCGAGGGATCTGACCCTACAGTGCCCTACCTGGTGTTCCTGCCCTAACTGGGTAGTGAAGACCGTCGTGCCATGctccggagacgatcaaatggtcgtccttcaagcctttgttggacttgggaaggcaggatatcagcCTCACCTCGTCGGACCTAGATTTCAGGTAATACGACTCATTGAGGCAATGGCATTCGTACAAGTGAACTAcatcgtgccatgagaggccgaggttcatctgttcGTTCAGAGCGTCTACACACCCCAGGATTTGGAACATGTTCGCGGCACATTGGTGGGGGGCCAGCCTATGACCGTGCAgataatccctagttatcctcccCATGGAGATCACcattcctccttctatgaaAGCTATCATTGGAATGACAATCTGCCCCGTCCTTCTCTTGACTAAGATCTGGTCCGAGGAGCAATACTCTAGACCTACTCCCGGCAGGATATGGTATTTGGCCCTGAAACCctccataccggccggagaatctaccaATTTCTCAAACTTACCCATCCCACTAACCCTAGGCGACACAAAGAAGGTTTACTTAGGGAAGGAAGCCGGGAAAGGCAACGGAGGGGAAAGGCTAAGGAGTGCGGGAAGTGAATACTTACGGGAGCGAAGATCCTAAATCTCTTGAGCTTGCGAAGAACTCGCTGGAAATCCTCACGGGAGTGGCTATGGAGTTTCGAATGTTTTACAAGAGGAAATACTGGAGTGTTCTGGGACGTTTGAGTGCTTTTTCTAAAAAGGGGAATAATTCCCCTCAGAAGTCTTATATAGTAAGGAGGAACTGAACGGGCTTACTCCTGCCCAAAGGGTTGGGGAAATGTCAACCGTCGATTAGGCGCCCTACCGTTGGATGTAGGGGACATAAGGCCGCCTGGCGCAATTAATAGTGCCTCGTGGGTTACGAAACGTAGGAAGTAGTAATGAGGCACGTGAGACTGTACCTCCACACATGCGAGTCAAGGAATTATAATAAGTAATCCCATGAGTATCAAAATCGCAcattttctcctcggataatAAGGAAAActcggaattttgaggggctattgtagagGCAAAGGCCCAGgatcatacaatgggccttgggtccCATATGAAAGTTGGACCACGTCCGAGGGGAAGGTGTGGGTGCCAAAAGGGCTCCCGGTCCAATTCTTATGGGCCCAAAGATATTTAAAAGGcagtccgaggagaaatgtctcctcggacgtaccaaatatggctcaaacatgcacttCGCCTGTTAGAAGGATCCACTCCTACGAGCATTAGTAACAAGGATGAGTCCCACAAGCCCGTAAGAGGGAAGAAAGTGTAGGATGCCAAGAGAGAGGCTACAACTGCCACATTAAGTGCATGAAAGCttcttttctggccgcattaatgtggaaaggacttGCGAACAGTGTTGC
This DNA window, taken from Quercus robur chromosome 2, dhQueRobu3.1, whole genome shotgun sequence, encodes the following:
- the LOC126716188 gene encoding uncharacterized protein LOC126716188, encoding MEESGLRQTGHVDSQRQDNFLNFEWDRDQDKRREGSVNTSHTSRNRSKGKGHTSQKRDDHRALQQEIDDLKKRLRRAQRRCPSPSSDISDEEENEYRRRSRTQPSETFSYEKEQPYKRGHKSLSYKGLANNAMSKALDCISQSPFTRRIEGAELPRWFHQPTFVIYNGRMDPVEHVSQFNQRMAVYFRDEALMCKVFPSSLGPMAMRWFDGLKPNSISSFKQLTKVFGSRFITSSRVPRPLDSLLSLSMREGETLKAYSDIYWEMYNVIEGNYDDVAISTFKRGLPTKHGLIKSLTGKPVTSVRQLMDIIDKYKRVEEDQQTGKGKVKVVPQERRDFRSDHFNNSNRPRRDYSEQFGTTGAQAVHAVFREPLHKILEKVKNGPFFQWPSWMVGEPAKRNQNLYCEYHQESGHTTNDCKNLKNHLGRLVREGKLRHLLHHPIGRQEQSNVETRQSTLRPPIDMINVILAIPGRTDSHPFRVMSVA